Below is a window of Halobaculum lipolyticum DNA.
TCACGTCGCGAAGCTCCCCGCGACGGTGGTCGGCGACCGCGAGCACGTCGCTCATTCCGACACCACCCCCTTGGTGCGGAGCACGTCGGCCAATTGCGCGGCCTGCTCGTCGGCGGAGCCGTCGAAGTACGTCGCGTCGGACTCCGTCTCCGGCTCGTACATCGCGGTCCGCTCGATCGGCGAGGCGACCGCGTCGGCGTCGAGTCCCAGATCGCCCAGCCCGAACTCGGCGATCTCTTTGCTCTGTGCCTGCCGGATGCCGCGCAGGCTCGCGTAGCGCGGCTCGTTCAGTCCGGTCTGGATCGTGAGCACGGCGGGGAGGTCGACGTCGGTCAGCTCCTCGATGCCGCCCTCCAGTTCGCGGTGGACGTGCGCCGTCGACAGGTCGTCGTCGGTGTCGAGGTGGTTGACGACGGCCGCCCAGTCGAAGCCGATCTCGTCGGCCAGCGACACGCCCGTCGCGCCGAAGCCGTCGTCGGCCGCCTGCACGCCCGACAGGACCAGGTCCGGTTCCTCCTCAGCGACGACCGCCGAGAGGAGCCGCGTCTTCGCCGCCACGTCGAGGTCGGCGGCGGCGACGTCGTCGTCCCACACGCGGATCGCGCGGTCGACACCTTTCGCGAGCGCCATCCGGATCGTCTCCTCGGAGCGCTCGGGACCGATCGTGACGGAGACGGTCTCCACGTCGTCGTACGCCTCCGAGAGTTGGACGGCCGCCTCGACGGCGTAGTCGTCCCACTCGTTGAGGTCGTACTCCAGGTACTGCTCCCCGATATCCGTCCCGTCGATCTCGAAGTCGTCGGCCGCCTCCGCGACCTCCTTGACCGTGACGAGGATCTTCATCGCGCAAACGTTGCCGTGGTCGGCGGTAAACAGTTTCGGAACCGCGGGGCGGGGCGGTCGCGCGCCACGCGCGCCGGGTCCCGTGCGGCCGGTCAGCGACGACCGGTCAACGCCTCGCGGGGTTGTCGCCCTCGTCGCCCTCGTCGCTCTCGTCGCCGTCCTCCGCGAGCGAGATCAGGTTCTCGCGCCCGAGCCGGAGTTTCTCGATGCGGCCGGCGTCGGCCATCGCCGACAGCAACTGCGACACCTTCGCGTCCGACCACCCGGTCCCGCTGACGATGTCGCCTTGACGCATCCGGCCGCCGTTGCGGTCGAGGAGGCGCTCGACGCGCTCCTCGTCGGAGAGGAGTTCGAGGTCCTCCTCGCCGTCGTCCTCCCCGTCGGCGACGGCGGCGGCGGTCGACCCGGCATCGGCCGCGACCGCGCCGCCGTCGGCGTCGGCCGCCGAACCCGACCCGGACGGCGGGCTCGGGATGTCGTCCGGGTCGCGGTCGAGGGATCCGGGCGCCGTCGCGCCGTCGCCGTTCGCGCTCGCCGGCGTCTCCGCGCCCGCGCCGCCGTCGGCGGCGCCGACGCCCGGCACGGAGAGGTCCTCGCGCGCGAGGCCGCCGCGGCGGTACGCGACGACCGCGACGAGGAGGAGGAGCACGGCGCCCCCGCCGACGACCCACGCGACCGGGAACGATCCCCTGACGGCCGTCGGGGTGTACGCGATCCCGATGTCGCCAGCCTCGAACGTCTGCGGTCCCTCGACGACGATCCGCCGGTCGCTGATCGACCTGCGGAAGCCGTCCGAGACGTCGCTCACCTCGTAGTTCTCGGGCGGGACGATGACGAGCCGCTGGGAGGCGCCCAGTGACCCGAGCCAGGTCCCGTTTCCGGGGGTGGTGAAGGCGTCCCCGAGGACGATCTCGCCGTTCTCGCCCGGCGCGAGGAACCCCGACCACGTGAACCGGAGCGCGAGCCGTCCCGACCCGTCTCTCACCGTCGCCGTGCGGTTCACTTGTCCGACCGCCATCTCGCGGCCCGTCGCCTCCGACGCCCGGGCCGCTGCGTTCCGGTACAAGTCGATCGACGGACCGCCGTCGGCGTCGCCGGCCACGTAGGCGTCCGCGTACTCGCGGAACGCCTCCCGGTCGGCATCGTCCTCCAGCGGGACAGCCGTCTCGACGGTCCAGCGGGCGGAGCCGTCCTCGCGCAACGCGAGGGTGAAGTTCGTTCGCGGGGTGCCGACGGCGAGGGCCGGGACCGGTCCCGGTGCCGCCGCGACCGACGCCGACTCGGCGGGGGTCGCCGCCGCGGGCGGCTGTGCGGCCGTCGCTGCGACGGCACTCGGCGCGA
It encodes the following:
- a CDS encoding electron transfer flavoprotein subunit beta/FixA family protein, whose product is MKILVTVKEVAEAADDFEIDGTDIGEQYLEYDLNEWDDYAVEAAVQLSEAYDDVETVSVTIGPERSEETIRMALAKGVDRAIRVWDDDVAAADLDVAAKTRLLSAVVAEEEPDLVLSGVQAADDGFGATGVSLADEIGFDWAAVVNHLDTDDDLSTAHVHRELEGGIEELTDVDLPAVLTIQTGLNEPRYASLRGIRQAQSKEIAEFGLGDLGLDADAVASPIERTAMYEPETESDATYFDGSADEQAAQLADVLRTKGVVSE
- a CDS encoding helix-turn-helix transcriptional regulator, producing MRHVALLAAIVVLLSVVAPSAVAATAAQPPAAATPAESASVAAAPGPVPALAVGTPRTNFTLALREDGSARWTVETAVPLEDDADREAFREYADAYVAGDADGGPSIDLYRNAAARASEATGREMAVGQVNRTATVRDGSGRLALRFTWSGFLAPGENGEIVLGDAFTTPGNGTWLGSLGASQRLVIVPPENYEVSDVSDGFRRSISDRRIVVEGPQTFEAGDIGIAYTPTAVRGSFPVAWVVGGGAVLLLLVAVVAYRRGGLAREDLSVPGVGAADGGAGAETPASANGDGATAPGSLDRDPDDIPSPPSGSGSAADADGGAVAADAGSTAAAVADGEDDGEEDLELLSDEERVERLLDRNGGRMRQGDIVSGTGWSDAKVSQLLSAMADAGRIEKLRLGRENLISLAEDGDESDEGDEGDNPARR